TCTGAGATTTCGAACAACGTTGTCAGTGCGACGTGATGTTCCCTGGCGTCTTCCTGAGTCAGAAAGAACGTGAAGCGCTCGAACAGATCTTCGAGGCGCAATAGCGTCCGGATTCGCTCGTTGAAGGGATACTCGTAAAGGATCAAGCGGGCTCGCCTCGGGCGTGGTCGGTGACGGGAATGCAGAACATTCTAATGCCGTGAGACTACCCTAGCAATCACACACTTTTTCAGCGCGCACTCGCAACTTTTTTCACATGTTTCGGGCGGTTTTCGACGCGCTTTTGGCATGCGCATCGCCGCGAAGTTCAACAGGGATTCCCGAGGTGGCACGTCGGCGTCATGCGCCGGCGAGCGACAGGTACGCGCGATGCTGCGCGTCGACTTGTGCTTTCAGTGCGTCGAGTGGCGCGTTGTCGTTGTCGATTACGTCGTCGGCCGCGGCGAGGCGCGCTTCGCGCGTAGCCTGACGGGCGATGATCGCCAGCACCTGTTCGCGGCTGAAATTGTTGCGGCTCATCACGCGCGAGATCTGCGTTTCGACGCTGCAGTCGACTGTCAGCACGCGATTCACGCGGGTCTTCCACCTGCCGGACTCGACCAGCAGCGGCACCACCACGATCACGTAAGGCCCTCGTGCCTCACGCTCTTCGCGTTCGGTCTCCGAACGAATCAGCGGATGTGTGATGCCTTCGAGACGTTTGCGCGCGCCGTCGTCGCTGAATACGAGCGTGCGCATGCGCGCGCGGTCGAGCGAGCCGTCGGGGGCGACGAACGCTTCGCCGAACTCGGCCGCGATCTTCGGCATGGCAATACCATTCGGCGCCGTGATGCGGTGCGCGATCAGGTCGGTGTCGACGAGCGGTACGCCATGCGCGGCAAATAGGTCGGCGACAGTCGATTTGCCGCTGCCGATGCCGCCGGTCAATCCCACAGCAAACATGCTTCAGCCTCCCAGAGCCAGATAGAGCGGTGTGCCGAGAAACAGCGTCAATGCGCCGCCTGCCGCGAGAAATGGCCCGAAGGGCAGCGGCTCTTCAAAACGCATACGGCCACGCCACGTTGCCAGCAGGCCGATGAGCGCGCCGGCCACCGCGGCGATCAGCACGATCTGCGGCAGCGCCGCCCAGCCGAGCCACGCGCCGAGCGCCGCCAGCAGTTTGAAATCGCCGTAGCCCATGCCTTCGACGCCGCGTACGAGGAGAAATAACCAATGTACGACCCACAACACCAGATAGCCGAAAATCGCGCCGAGCACCGCGTCATGCAGACTCGTGAACATGCCGTTGAAGTTGACGATGATGCCCGCCCATAGCAACGGCAGCGTCATGGAGTCGGGCAGCAGATGCGTGTCGATGTCGATCGCGCTCATTGCCAGCAATGCGGCGCACAGCCCGAAGGCGGCGAGCGCAGTGAGAGTCGGGCCGAACAGCGCCAGCGAGCCGGCCGCGAACGCCGCGCTGGCGATCTCGAGCAGCGGATAGCGCAGGCTCACACGCGCCTTGCATGCGGAGCAGCGTCCGCGCAGTAGCACGTAGCTCAACACCGGCAGATTCTCCCACGCGCTCAACACGTGGCCACAGTGAGGACACGCGCTGCGCGGCACCCACAGGTTGTAGCGTGCCGGCAGGCCGTCTTCTTCCAGCGGTTCGTCCGTGGTTTCGCTGACTTCCGCGCGCCATGCGCGCTCGAGCATGATAGGCAGCCGATGCACGACCACGTTCAGGAAACTGCCGATCACGAGGCCGAACACAATGGCGAACGTCATCTGCAGGGCCGCGGGCAAACTACCGAACGCCTGACCGAGACCGGTCGCGAAATGGCCGGGCAGCAAGCCCGACAGCAGGCTGGAAGAAGTGTCTGGCACGAGTGGAAGTGTGGCCCGCATAGATTAAGGATGGATTCGGCTGCGATCCTACACCACGTTGCCGAGTTGAATAATGGGAAGATACATCGCGATCACGAGGCCGCCGACCAGCGCGCCGAGCACGATGATGACGAGCGGCTCGCACAGGCTCGACAGCGTGCCGATCTTTTCGTCTACCTGACGATCGGCGAGCGACGCCACGTCGATCAGCATGCTGTCGAGCGCACCGGACTCCTCGGCAACCGCGATCGGCTGCACGACCTCGGGCGGAAAGCAGTGCGCCGCGCGCATCGCCGCGGCGAGCCGTTCGCCGCGCCGCAGACGCGCGGCGATTTCCACGGTGGCGCGGTCGAAGAAGGCGTTGCCGGTGGCGTGAGTCAGCGAATCGAACGCGTCGGCTAACGGCGTGCCGGCCGACAGCAAGGTGCCGAGCGCGCGGCTCCAACGCGCCGCGCACAACGTGCGCAGCAGCGGACCGGCGACCGGTATTGTCAGCGATACTCGCGCAAAGCGGATGCGTGCGGCTTCGGAACGTCGCAGCAGAAATGTCGCTCCCGAACCCGCCGCGAACATCGCGGCGAATGCCGGAACGCTCCAACGTGCCACGCCGGAGGACAAAGCCAGCACGAATTGCGTCGGCGCGGGCAGTCTCGCGCCGAAGCCGTCGAAGATCTGTTTGAAGGTCGGCACGACCCACACGAGCAATGCTGCGGTGATCGCCATCGCCAGCACGAGGATCGCGACCGGATAGGTCAGCGCCGCGCGCACTTTGGCGCGCTGCGCGGCGGCGCGTTCGCGATCATCGGCGATGCGGGCTAGCACGGCGGCGAGTGCGCCGGCCGCCTCGCCGACTTCGACGAGCTGACAATACAGCGCGTTGAATTGCGCGGGATGCCGCTGTAATGCAGCCGAGAAACGCAGGCCGCCGGTGATGTCGCGCGCGAGGGCGCCGACGATCCGCGGCATGCCCTGGCGGCGTGAAGCCTGCGCTTGGGCGAGCAGGTCGAGCGCGGGCGCGAGCGGCAGGCCGGCGCGCAGCAGGCTGGCGAGTTGCCGGGTGAATAGCGTGATGTCGGCGGCGCGTGCGGTCGGACGCGGCGCCGGTCCATGCGCCGTGAGTTCGACGATGAACAGATTGTCGCGCTTGAGCAGCGAGCGTGCGGTGGCCGAGTCCGGCGCGATGAGCGCGCCGTTTTTCCGCACGCCGTCGGTATCGACACCGCGCCATTTGAAACGCGTGTCGGCGGACAGGGGTCGCTGGGTGGCGGCTGTGTTCATGCGACCTCGGTGGCGGCGAGCGCTTCGGCGAGACTGGTGGTGCCGTCGCGCACGCGAGCCAATGCCGCGTCTCGCAAGGTGCCTACGTGTTCGGTTTGCGCGAGCCGCGCAAGCTCGTGCGTGCCGGCGCTCGACACGATCAGCTCGCGCATCGCGTCGGACACGGGCATCACTTGATGAACGCCGACGCGGCCCCGATAGCCGATCCCATGGCACGCCGCGCATCCGGCCGCGGCGTAGGGCTGCCAGCCGTCAAGTTGATGCTCGCTGAAACCTGCCGCTCGAAGCGCCGCTACCGACTGCGGTGCAGGCGCACGGCACGAGACGCAGAGCCGCCGCACCAGCCGTTGTGCGGTCACCATCCGCAGCGCGGCCGCGAGGTTATACGGTTCCACGCCGATATCGATCAGACGCGCGATAGCCGCCGGCGCGTCGTTCGTATGCAGGGTCGACAGGACGAGGTGGCCGGTTTGCGCGGCTTTCACGGCGACGTCGGCGGTCTCTTCGTCGCGGATTTCACCGACCATGATCACGTCGGGATCCTGACGGAGAAATGCGCGCAACGCGACCGCGAAAGTGAGCCCGGCTTTTTCGCGCACGCTGACCTGATTGATGCCGGCCAACTGGATCTCCGCGGGATCTTCCACCGAACACAGATTGCGCGCCTCGCCGTTGAGCAGATTCAGAAAACAGTACAGCGACAAAGTCTTGCCGCTCCCGGTGGGCCCGGTGACGAGCATGAGGCCGTGCGGCGCGCGGATCGCGGCATCCACTGTTTCGCGTTGACGCGAATCGAGGCCGAGCGAGTCGAGCGAGAGATCGGCGGGCAGCGCGTCGAGTCTGCGCAGTACGAGCTTTTCGCCGAATAGCGTCGGCAGCGAGTTGACGCGATAGTCTTCAACGCGGCCGGGTGAAGTCGAAATACGCAGCCGGCCGTCTTGCGGCACGCGACGCTCCGCGATATCCATGCGAGCCAGCACCTTCACGCGAGTAATGAACGCATCACGCAGATGCGCGGGCGGCGGCGGGATTTCGTGCAGCACGCCGTCGATTCGCAAGCGCACGCGCCAGCCGTGTTCCGCTGGCTCGATGTGAAGGTCCGACGCGTTGCGGCGGGTCGCTTCCTGCAACGTGTCGGTCAGCAGACGCACGGCGGGAGCGTTGTCGGGATCGGTGAGGCTTGCCGCGCTGAGGTCGGGGGCGAATGCTTTCGGCCTGGCTTTGATACCGCTTTCGTGGCCGTGAGCAATGGGACGCGGCGATGTTGCCGCGGGTTGGAAAGAAGCTTGCATGAGAGACCGGTGATGAGCCGCCTGTAGAACACGACGGCTTCATCTTCCAGTACGACGGCGGGCGCCGCTATTCAGCCATTCGGCTAATGGCGCGCGCTGCGGCTGTGTGCGATGCTGCTGCATGTCGTGCTTGCCGGTGGTGTTCGGCCGCGTCCGCAGTCGCGTCGAATAGCCTAGCCGCGCAGTACCTTGCTGGCTTTCGCACGCGTCGGCGGTCTGAACAGCTTGACAGTGCGAATCGCCTGATCGTCGCTGCGCATCACTTCGAGTTTGACTTCGCCGATCTGCACGCACACGTCGCCGTCGGGAATATCTTCGAGAATTTCGAGGATCAGGCCGTTGAGCGTTTTCGGCCCGTCAGTCGGCAGCGTGAGATGCAGCCAGCGGTTCAACTCGCGCAGCGGCATGCTGCCGGCCACGATGCATTCGCCGTGCTCGTTCCAGCCGCCGCGCGAATTGGCGCCACGCGGAATCGACGTGGTGAATTCGCCGATCAGCTCTTCGATGATGTCTTCCGGCGTGACGAGGCCCTGCAACTCGCCATATTCGTTGACGACCAGCGCCGTGCGATGACGGCTCTCCTGGAAGAATTGCAGTTGCTGGAACACGGGCGTGCCGCTTGGCACGAAGTACGGCTCGGCCAGCAGCTCGCGCAGCGTCTCACGTTCGAGTTCCTGGTTGTGCAGCGCGGCCAGCGTCTTGCGTACGTGCAGCACGCCGAGCACCCGGTCGATGTCGCCTTGATAGACGATCAGCTTGTTGTGATAGCAGGTTTCGAGTTGATGCAGGATCTGTTCGAACGGCGCGTCGAAATCGAGCGCCTCGATGCGGCGGCGCGGGATCATCACGTCGTCGACGGAAATGTTTTCGAGGTCGAACAGATTCAGCAGAATGCTGCGGTGTTTGGTCGGCATGAAGCTGCCGGACTCGAGCACGATGGTGCGCAGCTCTTCGGTCGAAAGTCGCTGATCGTGCGCGCCTTTCGTATTGATGTGCAGCACGCGCAGAATGCCGTTCGCGAACAGATTGACGAACCAGACGAGCGGTTTGGCGACGCGCATCATCGGCGCGATCAGCAGGCTCGCCGGCAGCGCGATCTTTTCCGGGAACGTCGCGCCGACGATCTTCGGCGTGATCTCCGCGAACACAATGATCAGGAACGCGACGATACCGGTCGCGATCGACAGCACCAGGTTGTTACGGCCGAACGTGTGTAGCGCGATCGAGGTGGTGAGCACCGGAATGATCGTGTTGAACAGATTGTTGCCAATCAGTACGACGCTCAGCAGTTGATCGGTGTGCGCCAGCAGGCCCTGCGTGGTCTTCGCGCCGAGTGCGTTCTGGTTGGCAAGATGTTTCAGGCGATGGCGGTTGATCGCCATCATCGCCGTTTCGGAAATCGAAAAAAAGCTCGAGCAGACAAGCAGCAGAAAGACGGCGCCAATCTGCGCCCATAAGGGAAGTTGTTCCACGCGTCGTGAAGGATAGGGGAAAGGATGAAGAGAATATAGCAGAGGGGCTTGCGCGCGCCGCTGGGCCTGGCGGCAAAAGACAGGGCGGGCGGCGGCAGCGGCGCATGGCGCGGCTGGGGGATTAACACCGACGTGCATGACACAAAAAACAAAAAACCGCCGAGCAAGCTGGGCGGTTTTTCGAGCCTTGAACTAACAAGGCAAATCTGGTCGGGGTGAGAGGATTCGAACCTCCGGCCTCTACGTCCCGAACGCCAAGTCCGCCCTTAAGCCGTCGCTTCATGTAGCTCTTCCAGTATAGATGAATTCATAAAAATCAAAAGGTTAGGCGAAGGTGCGCGCAGCTGAGCGCAGCTACGCGCAGATAATCGGTGGCGCAGATTTGGCGCAGCTACTTCCCGTATAGCGTCCCGGAGACGCCGGACGATGGCGTCCTAAAATCTTTGCGTCTTCGTTCGCGTTGGCTGGTCGCTACACAGCGCATGACCACCACATTGCGAAAGGCCATGGATGACAGCGAGAACCTGCTGACGAAGGCAGACATTGCACGAAAACTCAGAATTTCGTTGAGAACCGTCGAGAACTGGGTCAAGGACGGCACCCTGCCGCCGCCGGACCTGGGTATCAACAACCGGCGTTACTGGTACTTGGCGAAGTTCGAGGCCTTCATTCGGGAAAAGTATTCGCTGCAGCACGAGCAACCGCGGCCACCTGCTCCAGTGCAGGTGGCCGAAAATAGACTGGATACTGAAAAAACTCCGGCGTCGCGCGCGCATGGCCGAAAGATGCGGCTGCCGTCGGCTCAGAGGAAACCGACGCCACGACCGGCGATAGCAAGGATGGCCTTCAGGAACGCGACAGACCTTGACCTGCTAAACGCATGACGTGGACGCCGCTGCAGCGTCCGTATGGACGAAATTGGGTTCGCATCGCGACCGGCCGCTGCGACTCCCAATGAGCAAGTGCCTAACCTTCTGCTCGCTTTCGCAGTCGGGATAGTTCCCAGCCAAGCCGAATCGCCTAGCCCCCGGCTGCCATAACCGCTTAGCTCGCCATGACACCGCGAAGATGGACTTCATATTTCGCGAAAGCATCGTCCTGTCTCAGATGTGCGTAATCGGAAAGCACCGTTTCTAGCTTGTCGTGTAGAAGTTGGCTTACTGTAAGAAAATCATTCGGGTTTTTTCGTAGGTAGTCGGTTGCTACGAGATGCCGTATAGCATGGGGACCGAATCCCAAGGTCTGCGGAATGAGTCGTCGAGTCAGCCTGAAAAACTGCTTATTCAGGCTTGTCCACTTGCCTGACTTGTCATTTGGGAAGAGCCAGTCTGCTTTTGTATCAGCGCGGAGGAGGCGGGGCCGGAACTCATCGAGGTATTCTTCGATTCGGTGCCCAAGAGAGCGCGGTAGCGGCGCGTCATACACTCCTTTGATTGCTTTGCGGTCGTTTTTGAAGTCTTGGGGGCTAAACCGGATTCGCCACTGTCCGTCTTCGCGACGGTACAGTGAGCCGGAGTTGTTCGGGCGCCAAGTCATGGTGACAAGATTTCGGAGGCGAAGAGGGTTTGCGAGCACAATCGATAGCGCTAGCGCATCGCGCTTTAGGGTGGCCTCCAGCGGACTCCCTGGAGCTGCGCAAGCTGCTTCCCTGTCCAGCAACTCGACTGCTCTGAATAGAGGAGCCAATGGTTCGGACATGTCTAACAATGACTGAATGGGGTCTTCTGGCCGTCGCGACACGTCGGTCGCGTCAGTTAGCCATTCTTTGGCGAGTTGCCACGTTTCGTGGCACGCGTTGGACCAGTCGGTGTTCAACGTTCCCGGCGGAAGCCGCGCGATGAGGTTTGGCTGCTGTGTCACAAAGCCCGTAGTCGTATTGACGAGACTGGCGGTGAGCGCTGCGAATGCTGCATGACCTCCATGAACGAGACCACCGGACCGTCCTCGCATGAATTCGAGGTAAGCATTGACGGCATCGCGAGATGCGAACCACGCGAGGCTCTGCGCTGCATCAGTCGAAACGCCATACCCGCCTTCCTCGCGCGGTCGGGCAAGGAAACCAAAGAAGGAGCGGAATTTGTCTAAATTTTTTTGGGCAGTCGTACAGCACAGTCCGTTACGCCATGCCTGCACCGACGGTAGTCTGGCTTGCTTTTCGCCCGATTGCAGTCGCCACGTGCCACCGGAATGTCTCGCCAAAGTTGTTCGTTTGTCGGTCTTATAGGCAAAAAATGCCTTCCATTCAACCAAGAAGTCGGCGGACAGTGCGTCTTCCTGGATGTAGTAAATATCCTTGATGTTGCGCGCAAGCCTGATGCGATAGTCGATTTGACCGGTCCCCGCAACCGAAGCGGCGTCCACGAGCGCTTTTTTAACTGCGGGAATCAGGGATTCCAAGGCGCCGGCTTCGAGCTTCAGCTCTCGCTCAAGCCGTCTGACGGAGGGAAAAGCCCGTCGGTTGGGAAAAGCGCCTTTGAGCCAACGTGCGAGAGCCGTGGTGGATGCGCCCGCCCGCTTAGCGATGGTTTTGGGAGCATCTCCCGTTGTTGCTAGCGCGGCCCGTAGAGCGAGATGAAAAGGCGAGACTTCCGAGTTGCGTTTTTCTACTGGCTTGATGCGTCGGTTTTCATGAAGCACAGAATCTGCGGCTTTGCGCCACGCGCGCAAGTGGCTTCTCCGGTCGCTCTTGGAGTGGCTGCTAACGGTGAGCGATTCCGAATAAGCTTTTAAGCTCTCATCGAATCGCGATAAAAGCTCCTTTCCCACAGCGGATTCGACCGTCTTGCCGTGGAACGCGAGGAAGGAATGAAGCGTTGAGAGACGGTTTTTGAGGGCCTGGTCAGATAGAGCAGCGGCATCCGTCGCGCCTTGAGACGTTACCTGGGTCTGCATGAGTACAACCAGTTCTCGGTAATAAAGGTCCATATGGTGCTCGTTTGGACCCTCAGAAAGCTGCCAAGAATCGTCGCCCTGTTCGTTACGACAAAAGATTGCATGATAACGAAAGATTGGTAACTCTATGATTTTATGTGATTTCCTCATGATGCCTCCATCCACTTCCTTACCAAGACGGAGGTCAGCCGTTCGTTATGTCCTGGGCAGCCACGAAGGTCAGGTTAGTGGTGCTCCGTTTAACGAACCGGTTTATACCGATGCGAAACCTGGCGCGCCCTTGTCTTGGCGAACGACCGGGTTTAGGCGGCAGAGAACGAATCGATTCAATTTTGGTTGATGGAACTATGGTCCATACGCGCTAGGACCGGCTCAGACGCGCCGCGTAGAAACGCACTTCGTGCCTGTCGCGCGCTCGGTGTGACGCTGGACGCTGCAAATTGACGCCGCGAGAGGGGACGAGTCCGAGCTCAAGTTCGCGACATAGTGCAGTCGCACGGACCCGGTGAAATTTGCACCTCAGAACCTGTTTAAGCTGTTGGGCTACACGTTGTATGACATCGATTAGCCCGACTGCTGAGTTTCACTACCTCGACGGCAATGACCTTGCCGAACTCCTCGGCCTGTCGTTGCGCACAATCACCTTGCGAGCAAAACATCGCCCCTGGCTGCTGCCACCGCGAGCCGAGCTTTATGACCGAGAACTGCTCCGTTGGCGGCAAGACGTCGTCGAGGTTTGGCGGACGTCGTCTAAATTTTAGCCGGTCTTTCGTGGGGCTTTTTTTGCGGGAGTCAGGGCCTGCGTTTTTTTGCGTCCAACCTTTAGCGGCGTGGGCTCTTCGGCCTGCTCCATAAGCAACACAGCTTCCTCTACGCCTAGGGCCTCGGCCAGTGCGACAAGGCTGTCAATGCTTGCGTTTGCAAGTCCACGTTCTATTTGACTGAGCTGCGTGCGATGCATTCCCGCACGGTCCGCAAGCGCTTCCTGGGACATGCTCTGGTTGCCTCTGAATAATTTCAAATTTTTCGCCAGCCGCTTGCGGGCTGCGTTCTGACGTTCGGAAGTGTGCGCTGCCATATGGGGCAGGAGCATCTTACATCGCAGCGCAGTAATCTACAGTTTAAAAATTGCCAGTTTGTAAACTGGCAGTCTTTACACTACATATTTTTGCGCCTAAACTTCGTCCATCACCTGCCTCGGCCCAACAGTCGCGCGATTCGCCCCATTCGTGGGGACATTTGTTTTGAGCAGCGCGCTCTCTGACTGACAGCATCAAAGGAACCATGGAAACAGTTCGTCTTAGCTATGTCCCGGCTACAAATCGGAGGACCATGGCCCGGCTCGGCCACTACCTGACAATGGAAATTGACGGCAAGTCCTTTCCGGTGTCGCCGAATGAACTAGAGGGGGAAATCGAGTGGCGTATCGAAGTTATGAGATGGCTCGTTCGAAAGACATTCCACTACTTAGCGTCGATACCGAAGGACGACTGGATACCACGCTTGCTGGAGGTCGAGAAGTCGCTGATGCTCGATACGGGCCTGCACAGGCTTGAGGCACAGGCCGTCGCCGAAAGCGCACTGAAAACAGTTAGTGACCTCACTGAATCCAGCATCCGTGACCTTGGAAATGGCGCACCTTACTTTGGAGCCCTTATCAAGCACGAATGGGAAATGCTCAGGGAGCGGCACAGAGAAATCGTGCGGAGCCAGCCATTTGATGTGGCCACGTGGACCGAAGAGGCCTCGGACCTCTCATCAGTCTCCGACAGTTGGTTACGCCAGCCAGAATGAGCGTACCGACACGTGACCACGCCCGACGAAAGAGCAGCCGCAGTCATGCGAACGCGCGAATTCCTGATACGTCTTGCACGTTCTGCAGATGGTTTCGTACCTGATGCAGTGCGTATGGATGCGCAAACTTTGCTTCGGCATTACCCGTGCGTGGACGATATTGCGCTCACTTGCGAAAACTATCCGCGTTGGTGGCAAATGCCAATGAGAGGATATAAGTGACATTGGGAAAATTCGAGGAACCGTGCCGTTTAACGTTGCTGGCCAACGCTCCTTCGCTCTACCTCGACTACGACAACTGCCTGCACGTTTGCGATGCGTTCAAGACCGCTGACGGCATTGTGCCCAGCAACCCGTCGGCAACATTTTTTGAGTTCGCTGGAGTACTCGAGAGCCTGCTCGCTCCATATCCGCCATTGCAAATCGTGTTGTCAACAAGCTGGGTGCGAGTAATCGGTTTCAGTGCGGCCCGCGATAGCCTGCCACTTGCCTCACTGTGGACCCGAGTAGTTGGCTCGACCTTCAATCCCGAAGAAGACTCTGTGGCTACGTGGCGAAGTAAAAACTCGGCGACATCAGGTCAGCCGCCATGTGAAAAAGTTGGAATCAAGAACTGGTTGGCGCTTGACGACCTGCGAGCCGGATTCGAAGGCGTTGAGAGGCATTTGGTGCGATGCCAGCAGGGAGGAGGACTTGGGGACAAGGACGTACAGCGGTTGTTTGCTAGCCGCCTCGAGTTGATGTTCGGACAACCGGATTCTCGTTCGTCCGGGGACTCTTCGATTGCGGAGTGCTCGGCGTGAAGTCAAGGCGGCAAAGGCGTCGCGCAACCACCGGCCGTGAAACGTCCCGGGTTATTGGTTACGCGCTGGGCGGAGTGGCAAAAGAACTAGCACGTCTGGTAGCGCGACATCTCACGCGGCGCCGGAAACCTCTCACGCGTCGAGGGGAAGTCGATATGTCGCAAAGTGATGTCTTTCGGCTTTTGTGCCGAGCATTTTCGAGAGCGATGCTTAAGCCGCGCAGCAACCCGGTGAAGGCTGCAAAGCAGCGGAGCGCTCTTTCGTTTGTGCTCGCCGCCGCGGACGTGCCTTCGTCTCTCAATGTGTCCGGTGTCCCGAGGGAACTGCGCCGCACTCGCAAACATAGGAGGCGATGATGGTGGGTGAGCAGCATGACAGTTCGGTTTCCGATACCCCAACACTCTTTCTCAGCTTCGGCGGCGTGTTGAATGTCGGTCACGGCCTGGTGGACGATAACGGCGTCGTCACCTTGGATTCAGGTCGGCCGCCGTTCGAGTATGCACCCTATCTTGTGGACGTCCTCACGCCTTGGCCGCAAGTACAAATCATTCTTACCACCTCGTGGCTGAGAAGCCTCGGCGATGAGAAGACCATCGCGCTGCTACCCGACGAATTGCGCCGCAGAGTCATGGGCACGACGCTTCATGCATCACCCCGTTTCGACGAAATCAAAGACGGCACCGCAAAGACCATGACCGTCATTCGCCATTCAAAGAAGCGTGGCCTCACAAAGTGGCTGGCGCTAGATGACGAAGCGTGTGGCGTGCCTCCCGGGTTCGAACAGCATTTTTTGCACACAGACTCGGAAACGGCGCTAGGCGCGCCGGAAGCACGCAAACAGTTACGACGGTGGCTCGCTGCGAGCTGCCGCTGCGGCGGATAAGGCAGACGCAGTGCAGCTGGCGGGGCCTTCCCGTCTTCTTTGAAGGCGCACCGGCAATGCAGACTCTGGAGAGAGAGATTCTATGAAACTGTCGGACTACCCGCGGCTAGCAATTAGCCGAGACTATCTGCGCGATGCTCGACGTATGGGGTTGTCGTCATCGACCCGCCTGCGATGCACGTGGGAGTCGATTTATTTTTGCTGCTGTGAAGTCGCCGCCCTCCAAGGTCGTCAACTGGACGGCCTGGACCATCCGGACGCCGACATTGTTGACAACGCATTGCGAGCAATCGCGTTGACGGAGGACGAGCGACGTCATGTTCTAGAGATGCTCCATTGGGCAGCATATCAACAGCCGCTATTACCAGGGCCCTGTCTGACGGATGATGCGTGCGATTTAGCTGAAGAATTTCACGATTGCACGGTCGCAATTGCTTTGACGAAGAGATAAGCAATGAACCTATCCGCCCCAAGACATTGGTCCCACGTCGGTGGACATGGATGATGGCGTAGCTACC
The nucleotide sequence above comes from Paraburkholderia sp. FT54. Encoded proteins:
- a CDS encoding HAD domain-containing protein, with amino-acid sequence MTLGKFEEPCRLTLLANAPSLYLDYDNCLHVCDAFKTADGIVPSNPSATFFEFAGVLESLLAPYPPLQIVLSTSWVRVIGFSAARDSLPLASLWTRVVGSTFNPEEDSVATWRSKNSATSGQPPCEKVGIKNWLALDDLRAGFEGVERHLVRCQQGGGLGDKDVQRLFASRLELMFGQPDSRSSGDSSIAECSA
- a CDS encoding HAD domain-containing protein — encoded protein: MMVGEQHDSSVSDTPTLFLSFGGVLNVGHGLVDDNGVVTLDSGRPPFEYAPYLVDVLTPWPQVQIILTTSWLRSLGDEKTIALLPDELRRRVMGTTLHASPRFDEIKDGTAKTMTVIRHSKKRGLTKWLALDDEACGVPPGFEQHFLHTDSETALGAPEARKQLRRWLAASCRCGG
- a CDS encoding BPSL0761 family protein, encoding MRTREFLIRLARSADGFVPDAVRMDAQTLLRHYPCVDDIALTCENYPRWWQMPMRGYK